One Mycolicibacterium goodii genomic region harbors:
- a CDS encoding cyclopropane mycolic acid synthase family methyltransferase, translating to MSNVESELAPYYEESQSIYDISNDFFALFLGPTMGYTCGYYEREDMTLDESQNAKFDLALGKLDLKPGMTLLDVGCGWGGALERAVINYDVNVIGITLSKAQSEYARERLAKIETNRTIDIRLQGWEEFNEPVDRIVSIGAFEAFKAERYPVFFERAYNILPDDGRMLLHTILAHTQKFFRENGIKLTISDLKFMKFIGEEIFPGGQLPAVEDIEKLAADSGFKLERIHLLQPHYARTLDMWAANLEAKKEEAIAMQGQEVYDRYMKYLTGCADFFRRGITNVGQFTLVK from the coding sequence ATGTCAAATGTCGAGTCCGAACTGGCGCCGTACTACGAGGAATCGCAGTCGATCTACGATATTTCGAACGATTTCTTCGCGCTGTTCCTCGGCCCCACGATGGGCTACACCTGCGGTTACTACGAGCGCGAGGACATGACGCTCGACGAGTCGCAGAACGCCAAATTCGATCTCGCACTCGGCAAGCTGGACCTCAAGCCGGGCATGACGCTGCTCGACGTCGGCTGCGGTTGGGGCGGTGCCCTGGAGCGGGCCGTCATCAACTACGACGTGAATGTGATCGGCATCACGCTGAGCAAGGCTCAGTCGGAGTACGCCCGCGAGCGGCTCGCGAAGATCGAGACCAACCGCACCATCGACATCCGGCTGCAGGGCTGGGAGGAGTTCAACGAGCCCGTCGACCGCATCGTGTCGATCGGCGCGTTCGAGGCCTTCAAGGCCGAGCGCTACCCGGTGTTCTTCGAGCGGGCGTACAACATCCTGCCCGACGACGGTCGGATGCTGCTGCACACGATCCTGGCGCACACCCAGAAGTTCTTCCGCGAGAACGGCATCAAGCTGACGATCAGCGATCTGAAGTTCATGAAGTTCATCGGTGAGGAGATCTTCCCCGGCGGTCAGCTTCCCGCGGTCGAGGACATCGAGAAGCTCGCCGCGGACAGCGGCTTCAAGCTCGAGCGGATCCACCTGCTGCAGCCTCACTACGCCCGTACGCTCGACATGTGGGCCGCCAACCTCGAGGCCAAGAAGGAAGAGGCCATTGCCATGCAGGGGCAGGAGGTCTACGACCGGTACATGAAGTACCTCACCGGTTGTGCCGACTTCTTCCGTCGCGGCATCACCAACGTCGGCCAGTTCACCCTGGTCAAGTAA
- a CDS encoding 3-hydroxybutyryl-CoA dehydrogenase, whose amino-acid sequence MSNSIERVGVVGAGQMGSGIAEVSARAGVDVLVYDTTDAFVTNGRNRITKSLERAVSAGKVTEREKDDALGRLRFTTDLADMADRQLVIEAVIEDENIKGEIFAELDRVITDPDAVLASNTSSIPIMKIAASTKNPQRVLGLHFFNPVPVLPLVELVSTLVTEESAADRVEEFAGTVLGKQVVRCSDRSGFVVNALLVPFLLSAIRMVEGGFASVEDVDKAVVAGLSHPMGPLRLSDLVGLDTLKLIADKMFDEFKEPLYSAPPLLLRMVEAGQLGKKSGKGFYTY is encoded by the coding sequence GTGAGCAATTCAATCGAACGAGTAGGTGTTGTCGGAGCCGGCCAGATGGGCAGCGGCATCGCCGAGGTGTCCGCCCGCGCTGGCGTCGACGTCCTCGTCTACGACACCACCGACGCCTTCGTGACCAACGGACGCAACCGCATCACGAAGTCGCTGGAGCGGGCCGTGAGCGCGGGCAAGGTCACCGAGCGTGAGAAGGACGATGCGCTGGGCCGACTGCGCTTCACCACCGACCTCGCCGACATGGCCGACCGTCAGCTGGTGATCGAGGCCGTCATCGAAGACGAGAACATCAAGGGCGAGATCTTCGCCGAACTCGACCGCGTGATCACCGACCCCGACGCGGTGCTGGCGTCGAACACGTCGAGCATCCCGATCATGAAGATCGCGGCGTCGACGAAGAATCCCCAGCGCGTGCTCGGCCTGCACTTCTTCAACCCGGTGCCGGTGCTGCCGCTGGTCGAGCTGGTGTCCACGCTCGTCACCGAGGAATCCGCGGCCGACCGGGTCGAGGAGTTCGCGGGGACGGTGCTGGGCAAGCAGGTGGTGCGGTGCTCCGACCGGTCCGGGTTCGTGGTCAACGCGCTGCTGGTCCCGTTCCTGCTCTCGGCGATCCGCATGGTCGAGGGCGGCTTCGCCTCCGTCGAGGACGTCGACAAGGCCGTGGTGGCCGGGTTGTCACATCCGATGGGGCCGCTGCGGCTGTCGGACCTGGTCGGTCTCGACACCCTGAAGCTCATCGCCGACAAGATGTTCGACGAGTTCAAGGAGCCGCTGTACTCGGCGCCGCCGCTGCTGCTGCGGATGGTCGAGGCGGGCCAGCTGGGCAAGAAATCCGGTAAGGGCTTCTACACCTACTGA